One genomic region from uncultured Subdoligranulum sp. encodes:
- a CDS encoding pseudouridine synthase encodes MAEQRIQKVLADQGICSRREAERLIAAGKVKVNGHPVGLGDKMDPDYDKVSIDGKNVRIVRKRQYTYIMLHKPRGYLTTRSDDRGRKTVMDLVADVPAMLRPVGRLDKDSEGLLLLTDDGAFINLLTHPSGGVGKLYRVTVNPRATEEQVVQMASGVVLDDGVRTQPCVIHVVTDEPGRTVLEITLHEGRNRQIRRMCSAVGLQVVRLKRSAEGPVKLGMLQPGEYRELKKSEVTALRNAAQKNTRSTPGQKENASHRSGPLTHKKV; translated from the coding sequence ATGGCAGAACAACGAATTCAGAAAGTGCTGGCGGACCAGGGAATCTGTTCGCGCCGCGAAGCGGAGCGGCTGATCGCTGCAGGAAAGGTCAAGGTCAATGGACACCCTGTGGGTCTGGGGGATAAGATGGACCCCGATTATGACAAGGTGTCCATAGACGGTAAGAACGTGCGCATCGTGCGCAAGCGGCAGTATACCTATATCATGCTGCACAAGCCGCGTGGATATCTGACGACGCGCTCCGATGACAGGGGACGCAAGACCGTGATGGACCTGGTGGCGGATGTTCCTGCCATGCTTCGTCCCGTGGGGCGGCTGGACAAGGACAGTGAAGGCCTTCTGCTGCTGACCGATGACGGCGCATTCATCAATCTGCTGACCCATCCGTCCGGCGGCGTGGGCAAGCTGTACCGCGTGACGGTCAATCCCCGGGCTACCGAAGAACAGGTGGTGCAGATGGCCTCCGGCGTGGTGCTGGACGACGGTGTGCGCACCCAGCCCTGCGTGATTCATGTGGTGACGGATGAACCGGGACGCACCGTCCTGGAGATTACGCTCCACGAAGGGCGAAATCGTCAGATCCGCCGGATGTGCTCTGCGGTTGGACTGCAGGTGGTACGCCTTAAGCGCAGCGCCGAGGGTCCCGTGAAGCTGGGCATGCTGCAGCCGGGAGAATACCGTGAACTGAAGAAATCGGAAGTCACGGCTTTGCGCAATGCGGCACAGAAGAACACCCGTTCCACTCCGGGGCAAAAGGAAAACGCCTCTCACCGTTCCGGCCCGCTGACACACAAGAAGGTGTAA
- a CDS encoding oxaloacetate decarboxylase subunit alpha gives MAKKPIKITEVVLRDAHQSLLATRMTMDEMRPILPEMDKIPYFSVECWGGATFDSCIRFLDEDPWERLRILRKELPHQKLQMLFRGQNMLGYRPYADDAVEYFVQKSVANGIDVIRIFDALNDPRNLETAIKAANKEGAHVQACISYTLSPVHNNEYFAKYAKTLEEMGANSICIKDMAGLLKPYTCYDLVKELKSTVKIPVDIHSHYTAGLASMSILKGIEAGADIVDTAMSPLALGTSHMPTESLVAALQGTDYDTGLDLNQLNVVRAYFAKLREKYIANGQISPKSLGVDANTLLYQVPGGMFSNMLKQLKDAGKEDKLDEVLLEIPRVREDAGYPPLVTPTSQIVGTQAVFNVILGERYKMVTKEFKGLVHGDYGKTPAPIKKEFSDFILKGEKPITCRFADTLEPEMDKLKAEAAKYAIQEEDVLTYAMFPQVAPKFFEKRNARLQGVDALHADYENKSHPV, from the coding sequence TTGGCTAAGAAACCGATTAAAATTACCGAGGTCGTTCTGCGCGATGCACACCAGTCTTTGCTCGCAACCCGTATGACGATGGATGAGATGCGCCCGATCCTGCCCGAGATGGACAAGATCCCGTATTTCTCCGTTGAATGCTGGGGCGGCGCCACCTTTGACTCCTGCATCCGCTTCCTCGATGAAGATCCGTGGGAACGCCTGCGCATCCTGCGCAAAGAACTGCCGCATCAGAAGCTGCAGATGCTGTTCCGCGGCCAGAATATGCTGGGCTATCGTCCCTACGCCGATGACGCGGTGGAGTACTTCGTGCAGAAGTCCGTGGCCAACGGCATCGACGTGATTCGTATCTTTGATGCGCTGAACGATCCGCGCAACCTTGAGACGGCCATCAAGGCTGCCAACAAGGAAGGCGCTCATGTGCAGGCCTGCATCAGCTATACGCTGAGCCCCGTACATAACAATGAGTATTTTGCCAAGTATGCCAAGACGCTGGAAGAGATGGGCGCCAACTCCATCTGCATCAAGGATATGGCAGGCCTGCTCAAGCCTTACACCTGCTACGACCTGGTCAAGGAACTGAAGTCCACGGTCAAGATCCCGGTGGATATTCACAGCCACTATACGGCCGGTCTGGCTTCCATGTCCATTCTCAAGGGCATTGAAGCGGGTGCCGATATCGTGGATACCGCCATGAGCCCGCTGGCGCTGGGCACTTCTCATATGCCCACCGAGAGCCTGGTGGCTGCCCTGCAGGGCACCGATTACGACACCGGTCTGGACCTCAACCAGCTGAATGTGGTGCGTGCCTACTTCGCCAAGCTGCGCGAAAAGTACATTGCCAACGGCCAGATCAGCCCGAAGTCCCTGGGCGTCGATGCCAATACGCTGCTGTATCAGGTGCCGGGTGGCATGTTCTCCAACATGCTCAAGCAGCTGAAGGATGCCGGCAAGGAAGACAAGCTGGATGAAGTGCTGCTGGAGATTCCTCGTGTACGTGAGGATGCCGGTTATCCGCCGCTGGTCACTCCGACCAGCCAGATCGTCGGTACTCAGGCTGTCTTCAATGTGATCCTCGGTGAGCGCTACAAGATGGTCACCAAGGAGTTCAAGGGTCTGGTTCATGGTGATTACGGCAAGACGCCGGCTCCTATCAAGAAGGAGTTCAGCGACTTTATCCTGAAGGGTGAAAAGCCCATCACCTGTCGCTTTGCCGATACGCTGGAGCCTGAGATGGACAAGCTGAAGGCTGAGGCCGCCAAGTACGCCATCCAGGAAGAGGATGTGCTGACCTACGCCATGTTCCCGCAGGTTGCCCCCAAGTTCTTTGAGAAGCGCAATGCCCGTCTGCAGGGTGTGGATGCACTGCATGCGGATTACGAGAACAAGTCTCATCCTGTCTGA
- the rsmB gene encoding 16S rRNA (cytosine(967)-C(5))-methyltransferase RsmB has protein sequence MTPRRLAVKALMHQEQAGYANLVLDAELKKCTPALDGRDAAFAARIFYTVLEYQPLLDFLLDRFSKKPVAKLDAPVRAILRAGLAQARYMDVPLPAAVNESVKLTKAMGKTSASGMVNAVLRRAAVLPVRQEDFRDPLERLQIYDCLSRSVAALLYREYGEEAFAIAEAFRNRPVSAVRVNTLCTDDQALTQELRAEGHTVHPGPWPHALMVDFQGSPASGQAFAQGKYHVQGLASQFAALALAVRPGQKVMDLCAAPGGKSLTLAEQMQNKGTLISGEVVPGRVRLIEKAFERCGIRCARAVHNDATVPQKELGTFDRILCDVPCSGLGVIAKKPDIRYKDLEGMENLCAIQQKILQNGADALAENGRLVYSTCTINVQENQNQIEIFLKNNPRFRLVKPELTLPGMEQGEFGTLFLPHKTGTDGFFVAILERNST, from the coding sequence GTGACGCCGCGGCGCCTGGCCGTAAAGGCGCTGATGCATCAGGAGCAGGCCGGATACGCCAATCTGGTACTGGATGCAGAACTGAAAAAATGTACGCCGGCTTTGGACGGACGGGACGCGGCTTTCGCGGCACGCATCTTTTACACTGTGCTGGAATATCAGCCGCTGCTGGATTTTTTGCTGGATCGGTTCAGCAAAAAGCCGGTGGCAAAACTGGATGCCCCGGTGCGGGCCATCTTGCGCGCCGGACTGGCCCAGGCGCGGTATATGGATGTGCCGTTGCCTGCGGCGGTGAATGAATCTGTGAAACTCACGAAAGCGATGGGCAAGACAAGCGCGTCCGGCATGGTAAATGCTGTGCTGCGCCGTGCGGCGGTTTTGCCGGTCCGGCAGGAAGACTTCCGGGATCCATTGGAACGGCTGCAAATTTATGATTGCCTGTCCCGTTCCGTGGCAGCGCTCCTGTATCGGGAGTATGGCGAAGAGGCTTTCGCCATAGCAGAGGCTTTTCGTAACCGTCCTGTCTCTGCGGTACGCGTCAATACGCTGTGCACTGATGATCAGGCCTTGACACAAGAACTTCGGGCGGAAGGGCACACCGTGCATCCCGGACCGTGGCCCCATGCATTGATGGTGGATTTTCAGGGCTCGCCGGCATCGGGACAGGCCTTTGCACAGGGCAAGTACCATGTGCAGGGACTGGCCAGTCAGTTCGCAGCTCTTGCCTTGGCAGTACGGCCGGGGCAGAAAGTCATGGACCTCTGTGCAGCTCCGGGAGGCAAAAGCCTGACACTCGCGGAGCAAATGCAAAACAAAGGCACTCTCATCAGTGGAGAAGTGGTCCCCGGAAGAGTTCGTCTGATCGAAAAAGCGTTTGAGCGCTGCGGCATCCGCTGCGCGCGTGCTGTTCATAACGATGCTACTGTTCCGCAAAAAGAGTTGGGCACCTTCGATCGGATCTTGTGCGATGTGCCCTGTTCCGGTCTGGGGGTCATTGCCAAAAAGCCGGATATCCGGTATAAAGATCTGGAAGGCATGGAAAATTTGTGCGCCATTCAGCAAAAAATCTTGCAAAATGGTGCGGATGCTCTTGCCGAAAACGGCCGTTTGGTGTATTCTACCTGTACAATCAATGTGCAGGAGAATCAAAACCAGATTGAAATTTTCCTCAAAAACAATCCCCGGTTCCGCCTTGTAAAACCTGAACTGACTTTGCCGGGTATGGAGCAAGGAGAATTCGGCACGCTGTTTTTGCCGCATAAAACCGGAACCGATGGCTTTTTTGTAGCCATTTTGGAAAGAAATTCTACATAA
- a CDS encoding YicC/YloC family endoribonuclease, with amino-acid sequence MVLSMTGYGRAGALLHGRDIKVELRSVNARFFEYSSRLPRSCAFLEDKLKKLVASKVSRGKVELNLSIQTVTAADTVISVNWQLARGYREALNAMSERMDLKNDVTVGMLARFPDVLAQTAAPTDEEELWQDVQSVAEQALTSFVSMRATEGEKLKEDVEGRLTSIEKLVAQIEKDSAGRVQVYSDKLYARLRELLEDRNIDDARIVTEAAIFADKTAIDEETVRLHSHVAQYREILELNEPIGRKLDFLTQELNRESNTIGSKCQDVAITRLVVELKSEIEKIREQIQNIE; translated from the coding sequence ATGGTTTTAAGCATGACAGGTTATGGCCGCGCGGGTGCGCTGCTGCATGGCCGTGATATCAAGGTGGAATTGAGAAGCGTCAATGCCCGGTTCTTTGAATATTCCTCCCGACTGCCGCGGTCCTGTGCATTTTTGGAGGATAAACTCAAAAAGCTGGTAGCATCCAAGGTCAGCCGTGGAAAGGTAGAGTTGAATCTTTCCATTCAGACAGTCACGGCGGCCGATACCGTCATTTCGGTGAACTGGCAGCTCGCGCGGGGATACCGGGAGGCTCTCAACGCCATGTCGGAGCGCATGGATCTGAAAAATGATGTGACGGTTGGCATGCTGGCCCGTTTTCCGGATGTGCTTGCCCAGACAGCGGCGCCGACGGATGAGGAAGAACTCTGGCAAGATGTGCAGTCGGTGGCCGAGCAGGCGTTGACATCTTTTGTGAGCATGCGTGCCACGGAAGGTGAAAAGCTCAAGGAAGATGTGGAAGGGCGCCTGACAAGCATTGAAAAGCTGGTTGCGCAGATCGAAAAGGACAGCGCAGGGCGGGTGCAGGTGTACAGTGACAAACTGTATGCCCGCCTGCGGGAATTGCTGGAAGACCGGAATATTGATGACGCACGGATCGTGACCGAAGCGGCCATCTTTGCGGACAAAACGGCGATTGACGAGGAAACGGTTCGTCTGCACAGCCATGTGGCCCAGTACCGGGAAATTCTGGAACTGAACGAGCCCATTGGCCGCAAGCTGGACTTCCTGACACAGGAACTGAACCGGGAATCCAACACAATCGGTTCCAAATGCCAGGATGTGGCCATCACACGTCTGGTGGTGGAACTGAAATCCGAAATCGAGAAAATCCGCGAGCAGATCCAGAACATCGAATAA
- the def gene encoding peptide deformylase, which yields MALRTIVQDGDPILKKVCRPVTKFDERLGVLLDDMKETLLAANGLGLAGPQVGMMRRLFICLDERDMPEEVPDNYEYKVIEFINPEILELSDEKVELYEGCLSFPGHNGAIARSKHVKVKAQDRHGEWFEMEADDMLARCIQHENNHLDGITIMDLATHFYEDDYPEENED from the coding sequence ATGGCACTTCGTACCATTGTTCAGGACGGAGACCCCATTCTGAAAAAGGTCTGCCGCCCTGTCACAAAATTTGACGAACGTCTGGGCGTTCTGCTGGACGATATGAAGGAAACGCTGCTGGCTGCCAATGGTCTGGGCCTTGCAGGTCCGCAGGTCGGCATGATGCGCCGGTTGTTCATTTGTCTGGACGAGCGGGACATGCCCGAGGAGGTTCCGGACAATTACGAATACAAGGTGATTGAATTTATCAACCCCGAGATTCTGGAACTGAGCGACGAAAAGGTGGAACTCTACGAGGGCTGCCTGTCGTTCCCGGGGCACAATGGTGCCATCGCCCGCTCCAAGCACGTGAAGGTGAAGGCCCAGGACCGCCACGGCGAATGGTTTGAGATGGAAGCGGACGATATGCTGGCCCGCTGCATCCAGCATGAGAACAATCATCTGGATGGCATTACCATCATGGATTTGGCCACCCATTTCTATGAGGATGATTATCCCGAAGAAAACGAGGACTGA
- a CDS encoding carboxyl transferase domain-containing protein, with product MAANKPGKAEILAAFFDDGAYSPLYTEGAVSAAYGCANGQSVYVVYENGEAVGVQDIKNNIRVLEMAAETGAPVVTFYNSTGAKLDGGLELLNATAALTAEIARVSGVVPQIAVITGTCAGTNAINAAAADVCVMAEDAELFLNAPFTAQDSVSGAGSAEFAAKAGVAAVTAADAVAAAKQAASIVALLPANNLAGPALFDFAAPSKSLNLGKYTAAEAVAALADADSAVELYSGYGKHIVTALATINGSAVGIVATEKEAICHKCTAKAARFVRLCDAYSIPVVTVVNSDGFVKSEGDDEAGGIRQAARMAGVYAEATTAKVAVLAGEAVGPVYTVFAACADWRVAVQGATIAPLAPETAVSVLYKDEIYASDNIAEATKAKAAAYAKDVCGAAAAVQNGAADAVCAAADVRGAVAQALDMLASKRAVRLAKKHGNITL from the coding sequence ATGGCAGCAAACAAACCCGGCAAGGCAGAAATCCTTGCAGCATTTTTTGACGACGGCGCGTATTCGCCGCTGTATACGGAGGGCGCCGTCAGTGCGGCGTATGGCTGTGCCAACGGGCAGAGCGTGTACGTTGTGTACGAAAACGGCGAGGCTGTGGGAGTGCAGGATATCAAGAACAATATCCGCGTTCTCGAAATGGCCGCCGAAACCGGCGCACCCGTTGTTACTTTCTATAATTCCACCGGCGCCAAGCTGGACGGCGGTCTGGAGCTTCTGAATGCGACGGCCGCTCTGACTGCAGAGATCGCACGGGTTTCCGGCGTTGTGCCGCAGATCGCGGTGATCACCGGTACCTGCGCCGGCACCAATGCCATCAATGCAGCCGCCGCGGATGTCTGTGTTATGGCTGAAGATGCAGAGCTTTTCCTGAATGCGCCGTTTACCGCACAGGACAGCGTCAGCGGAGCCGGTTCGGCTGAGTTCGCCGCCAAGGCGGGCGTTGCGGCTGTGACGGCGGCGGATGCTGTGGCGGCTGCCAAGCAGGCGGCCAGCATTGTTGCTCTGCTGCCCGCAAACAACCTGGCTGGTCCTGCGCTCTTTGATTTCGCGGCACCGAGCAAGAGCCTCAATCTGGGCAAATACACGGCGGCCGAGGCTGTGGCGGCGCTGGCCGACGCGGACAGCGCTGTGGAGCTGTACAGCGGTTACGGCAAGCATATCGTCACGGCGCTGGCCACCATCAACGGCAGCGCGGTGGGCATTGTTGCAACCGAGAAGGAAGCTATCTGCCACAAGTGCACCGCCAAAGCGGCCCGTTTCGTCCGCCTGTGCGATGCTTACAGCATCCCAGTCGTGACCGTTGTCAACAGTGACGGTTTCGTCAAGAGCGAGGGCGACGACGAGGCAGGCGGCATCCGCCAGGCTGCCCGTATGGCCGGTGTCTACGCCGAAGCGACCACCGCGAAGGTGGCAGTCCTGGCCGGTGAGGCGGTTGGCCCTGTGTACACGGTCTTCGCCGCTTGTGCCGACTGGCGTGTGGCTGTGCAGGGCGCGACGATCGCGCCGCTGGCCCCGGAGACTGCCGTCAGTGTCCTGTACAAGGATGAAATCTATGCTTCCGATAATATTGCCGAGGCTACCAAGGCAAAGGCTGCTGCGTATGCCAAGGATGTCTGCGGTGCTGCTGCGGCGGTGCAGAACGGCGCTGCCGATGCAGTTTGCGCTGCGGCGGATGTGCGCGGTGCCGTTGCACAGGCTCTGGATATGCTTGCCAGCAAGCGCGCGGTTCGTCTGGCCAAGAAGCATGGCAACATTACGCTGTAA
- a CDS encoding biotin/lipoyl-containing protein codes for MKNLIVTVNGVAYNVTVEEGTGAPVAAAAPAPAAAPAPAPAAAPAAPAAPAGAAGAVAVNAPMPGNILDVKVKPGDSVKAGDTLLILEAMKMENEISAPQDGTIATIDVRKGDVVDSGALLCTMN; via the coding sequence ATGAAAAACCTGATTGTTACCGTCAACGGTGTTGCTTACAATGTCACGGTCGAAGAGGGCACCGGTGCTCCCGTTGCCGCTGCTGCTCCGGCGCCTGCCGCTGCACCTGCTCCGGCTCCAGCTGCCGCTCCTGCCGCCCCGGCTGCTCCCGCAGGTGCCGCCGGTGCTGTCGCCGTCAACGCGCCCATGCCCGGTAATATTCTGGACGTGAAGGTGAAGCCCGGTGATTCCGTCAAGGCCGGCGACACGCTGCTCATCCTCGAAGCCATGAAGATGGAAAACGAGATCAGCGCTCCGCAGGACGGCACCATTGCCACCATCGATGTGCGTAAGGGCGATGTGGTGGATTCCGGCGCTCTGCTCTGCACCATGAACTGA
- the fmt gene encoding methionyl-tRNA formyltransferase, with translation MKILFMGTPDIAAESLEALISAGHEICAVFTRRDKPVGRKQILTAPPVKQMAEKHGIPVYQPRTLRDGSSDDLIRSLAPDIVVVVAYGCIIPPQLLHVARYGCINLHVSLLPKYRGSAPIQWAVLNGDPRTGVSIMQLDEGLDTGDVLLVEPVDIGPEETSGELFDRVSTVGAKTLVKALEALAAGALKPTPQQHELATMAPPLNKEMAQFDFTQQASHIHNWVRGMNPWPVAWFMHDGKRIKVLECRLAQQQKSASPGTVISLKPLTVAAADGAVELLTVTPEGGKPMTGTAWAAGRRLKAGDCL, from the coding sequence ATGAAAATCCTGTTCATGGGAACGCCTGACATCGCAGCGGAAAGTCTGGAAGCGCTCATCAGCGCGGGACACGAGATCTGTGCGGTGTTTACCCGGCGCGACAAACCTGTGGGGCGCAAGCAGATCCTGACCGCGCCGCCCGTCAAGCAGATGGCGGAAAAACACGGCATCCCGGTATACCAGCCGCGTACGTTGCGGGACGGAAGCTCCGACGACCTGATCCGCAGCCTTGCCCCCGACATTGTGGTGGTGGTGGCCTATGGATGCATCATTCCGCCGCAGCTTCTGCATGTGGCACGGTATGGCTGCATCAATCTGCACGTTTCGCTCTTGCCCAAATATCGCGGTTCCGCTCCCATTCAATGGGCTGTACTGAATGGAGATCCCCGGACGGGTGTTTCCATCATGCAGCTGGATGAGGGACTGGATACCGGGGATGTGCTGCTGGTGGAACCGGTGGACATCGGGCCGGAAGAAACAAGCGGCGAGTTGTTCGACCGTGTCAGCACCGTGGGGGCGAAAACGCTGGTAAAGGCGCTGGAGGCATTGGCAGCCGGTGCCCTCAAGCCGACGCCGCAGCAGCATGAACTGGCTACGATGGCGCCGCCCCTGAACAAGGAAATGGCACAGTTTGATTTCACGCAGCAGGCATCCCACATTCACAACTGGGTGCGCGGTATGAATCCGTGGCCGGTGGCGTGGTTTATGCATGACGGCAAACGTATCAAGGTGCTTGAATGCCGCTTGGCGCAACAGCAGAAGTCCGCATCGCCGGGAACGGTGATCTCACTGAAACCGCTGACCGTCGCTGCCGCAGACGGTGCTGTGGAACTGCTTACCGTGACGCCGGAGGGCGGCAAGCCGATGACCGGCACAGCCTGGGCGGCGGGACGCCGCCTGAAAGCGGGGGATTGCCTGTGA
- the priA gene encoding primosomal protein N', with protein sequence MILTTAQAAVDNATIHFDKLYSYRIPERLQGGVWPGSMVLVPFGKGNKPRMAVVLRVEEQQTEETPKRLKEIFDAAPEQARLTPDLLELVYFLKDRTFCTWFEAVKAVIPYGAQYRAAVVDGKPVMQNRLSRSTERLYTLVGELPSKPKPGPRQKAAVEALRAGPLTAHQLDEVGISKTTLDTLCAKGVLTVSEQDKALDLFADIPFAPQPIDLAPEQQQAFDSLAPDLEDGKPHAALLHGVTGSGKTIVFLKLIQRALELGRKALILVPEISLTPQMIRRLKSTFGSRLAVQHSALNNTERLLQWRLIQQGQADIVVGTRSAIFAPLQNIGLIIMDEEQEHTYQSESAPRYDAHDVAKKRAAMENALLVFASATPLTETYHAAESGKYKLVTLTQRYGGRPLPQVDFIDMRAELAAGNPREVSTRMIRELQENLDNGEQSILLLNRRGYNTVAMCATCGHVLKCPNCSVPMVYHKPQQALMCHHCGHTVRPLPQTCPECGGKLNYSGFGTQRVEEELAELLPGARILRMDQDSTSQKNAHETMLAQFGRQEYDILLGTQMVAKGLDFEKVTLVGVLGIDSLLFGQGFRAYESVFSLVTQVIGRGGRAALPGRALIQTTVPNHPVLQLAAAQDYEAFYREEIAFRKFGLYPPFCAFCVVGFVGAMEGTVAMAAHRFGALLAERAAAHPKIPLRLLGPAPMAITMLNGKYRYKLTLKCRNDAAFRALLQETLDAYAQEKLPQKASVILDFNSDGDM encoded by the coding sequence ATGATCCTGACAACGGCGCAGGCCGCGGTAGATAACGCGACGATCCACTTTGACAAGCTGTATTCCTATCGGATACCGGAAAGATTACAAGGGGGCGTCTGGCCCGGAAGTATGGTACTGGTTCCGTTCGGAAAAGGCAACAAGCCCCGTATGGCGGTGGTACTCCGGGTGGAGGAGCAGCAGACCGAGGAAACACCCAAGCGGTTGAAAGAAATTTTCGACGCTGCGCCGGAACAGGCGAGGCTGACACCGGATCTGCTGGAACTGGTTTACTTCCTGAAAGACAGGACCTTCTGTACCTGGTTTGAGGCCGTGAAAGCGGTGATCCCTTACGGAGCGCAGTACCGGGCGGCGGTGGTTGACGGCAAGCCGGTCATGCAAAACCGGCTCAGCCGTTCCACCGAACGGCTGTACACCCTGGTGGGGGAGCTTCCTTCCAAGCCGAAACCGGGGCCGCGGCAAAAAGCAGCGGTGGAGGCACTACGCGCCGGACCGCTCACTGCCCACCAGCTGGACGAGGTGGGCATCTCCAAGACCACACTGGATACCCTGTGTGCCAAAGGGGTTCTAACCGTATCCGAGCAGGATAAGGCACTGGATCTTTTTGCAGACATTCCCTTTGCACCGCAGCCCATTGACCTGGCACCGGAACAGCAGCAAGCCTTTGATTCCCTTGCGCCGGATCTGGAAGACGGAAAGCCCCATGCGGCGCTGCTGCATGGAGTGACGGGCAGCGGCAAAACCATTGTGTTTTTGAAGCTGATCCAACGTGCACTGGAACTGGGGCGGAAAGCGCTGATTCTGGTGCCGGAAATCAGCCTGACGCCGCAGATGATCCGCCGGCTGAAATCCACATTCGGCAGCCGTCTGGCGGTGCAGCATTCGGCGCTCAACAATACCGAACGGCTGCTGCAATGGCGGCTGATCCAGCAGGGGCAGGCAGACATTGTGGTGGGCACGCGCAGTGCGATTTTTGCGCCGCTGCAAAATATCGGCCTCATCATTATGGATGAGGAACAGGAGCACACCTACCAGAGCGAATCGGCACCGCGCTATGATGCGCACGACGTGGCCAAGAAGCGCGCAGCAATGGAAAACGCCTTGCTGGTATTTGCGTCGGCCACCCCCCTGACCGAGACATACCACGCCGCCGAAAGCGGTAAATATAAGCTGGTGACGCTTACCCAGCGTTACGGAGGCCGTCCGCTTCCTCAGGTGGATTTCATCGATATGCGTGCGGAACTCGCGGCCGGCAATCCCCGGGAAGTAAGCACCCGGATGATCCGGGAACTGCAGGAGAACCTGGACAACGGGGAACAGAGCATTCTGCTTCTGAACCGGCGCGGGTACAATACGGTGGCAATGTGTGCTACCTGCGGCCATGTGCTGAAATGCCCCAATTGCAGTGTGCCGATGGTCTATCACAAACCGCAGCAGGCTCTGATGTGCCATCATTGCGGGCATACCGTGCGGCCGCTGCCACAGACTTGCCCGGAATGCGGCGGAAAACTCAACTACAGTGGTTTCGGCACGCAGCGCGTGGAAGAGGAACTGGCGGAATTGCTGCCGGGAGCACGGATCCTGCGGATGGACCAGGATTCCACCAGCCAGAAAAACGCCCACGAAACGATGCTGGCACAGTTTGGGCGGCAGGAATATGACATCCTGCTGGGCACCCAGATGGTGGCCAAGGGCTTGGATTTTGAAAAAGTCACGCTGGTAGGGGTTCTGGGTATTGATTCGCTGCTTTTCGGCCAGGGATTCCGGGCGTACGAAAGTGTCTTCAGCCTGGTCACCCAGGTGATCGGCCGGGGCGGCCGGGCGGCTCTGCCGGGCCGCGCGCTGATTCAGACGACGGTGCCCAATCACCCCGTGCTGCAGCTGGCGGCCGCGCAGGATTATGAAGCGTTTTACCGTGAAGAGATCGCCTTCCGCAAGTTCGGACTGTATCCGCCGTTCTGCGCTTTCTGTGTGGTCGGTTTTGTGGGAGCAATGGAGGGAACCGTTGCCATGGCAGCCCACCGGTTCGGCGCGTTGCTGGCAGAGCGGGCGGCAGCGCATCCCAAGATTCCGCTCCGCCTTTTGGGCCCGGCGCCGATGGCCATCACGATGCTCAACGGGAAATATCGTTACAAGCTTACGCTGAAATGCCGCAATGATGCGGCGTTCCGGGCGCTTTTGCAAGAGACACTGGATGCTTATGCGCAGGAAAAATTGCCGCAGAAGGCATCGGTCATTCTGGATTTCAACTCCGATGGAGATATGTAA
- the gmk gene encoding guanylate kinase: protein MKGEKYLFVVSGPSGTGKDTVVANLLKKHPEIQHTVSATTRTPREGEKDGINYHFMSVADFEDHLAHDQIVEHTQYCGNYYGTLRSEIETRMERGIPVILVIEVEGAGNIKKMYPGATTIFVLPPDMQELERRLRNRGTENEETIQRRLERAKTEIAHSAEYDEHVVNGQVETCADDLYSIIEAKLQNGKDE, encoded by the coding sequence ATGAAAGGTGAAAAATATCTGTTTGTGGTTTCGGGACCGTCGGGAACAGGCAAGGACACGGTTGTTGCCAATCTTTTGAAGAAGCATCCGGAGATTCAGCACACCGTTTCAGCCACAACCCGAACTCCTCGTGAGGGGGAAAAGGACGGCATCAATTACCACTTTATGTCGGTGGCTGATTTCGAGGATCACCTGGCCCACGATCAGATTGTGGAACACACCCAGTACTGCGGCAACTACTACGGTACGCTGCGCAGCGAAATTGAAACCCGCATGGAGCGCGGAATTCCGGTGATTCTCGTTATCGAAGTGGAAGGCGCCGGCAACATCAAGAAGATGTATCCGGGAGCCACGACGATCTTCGTCTTGCCGCCGGACATGCAGGAACTGGAGCGCCGCCTGCGCAACCGCGGTACCGAGAATGAGGAAACCATCCAACGCCGTCTGGAACGTGCCAAAACGGAGATTGCCCACTCGGCGGAATATGATGAGCATGTGGTCAATGGCCAGGTGGAAACCTGCGCGGACGATCTGTATTCCATCATCGAGGCCAAACTTCAGAACGGGAAGGACGAATGA
- a CDS encoding DUF370 domain-containing protein, with amino-acid sequence MKLINIGFGNMVNADRVITIVSPDSAPIKRLIQDAREKGALIDASYGRKTQAVLIMDSDHVILSGISLDSITGRFAQEEEERDRQYER; translated from the coding sequence ATGAAACTGATCAATATCGGATTCGGTAATATGGTCAATGCGGACCGTGTGATTACCATTGTCAGTCCGGATTCAGCGCCCATCAAGCGTCTGATTCAGGATGCACGGGAGAAGGGCGCACTGATCGACGCCTCCTACGGGAGAAAGACCCAGGCTGTGTTGATTATGGATTCTGATCATGTGATTCTGTCAGGCATTTCGCTGGACAGCATTACAGGACGTTTTGCGCAAGAGGAAGAGGAAAGGGACAGGCAATATGAAAGGTGA